DNA from Archaeoglobus veneficus SNP6:
CCACTTCAATTTTGAATTAGACATATAATGCTTGTCTCAAAAACCCTTTATGAGGGTTGTGGTGATTTATACTCCTGAGGAACCTCAGAATCAAAGATTCTTTCTCTGTTACTTTTGTAGCAAAAGAGCGAGCATTTGATTATATTTATAAAATAATAAAGAAAAGATTTAACAAACGTTATTATTACGGCCGACAGGCAGTAATATTTCATCTTTCTCTGTTCTATCTCCTTTGGAGACGAGAAAAACAAAACAAAGAAGGCTAATCCAATAAAAAAGGCAATCGATCAAGTTTTGGATGGGCTAATTGAGACCTTCTCATCGGAAGAGAAACTAATAGAAAAGGCAAATATAGTGGCAGGACATTGCCTATGACTCAGGTAATCGAAAAAACTCCCGCACAGAAAGTGAACAAAGAAGATCCCATTGAAAAATTAAAGAAATTAAAAGAATTGTATGACTTGGGCATACTTAGTGAGGAGGAATATCAGAGAAAGAGAAAAGAGCTGTTAGAGATGCTTTAATATCTGGCGAAATTACTCTCTTCTGATTTTTGCGAGTTATTCTATCTTTTCACTCTCAACAACTCTTAGACCTATATTTTCCTGAATCATCAGGCAGTTCTCACAGAATATGGCCTGCATCTGCTTCCCGTTATCCATAACAGAAGATATCAGGAAGATGTCTTCCTCATCCCCACAAATCCAGCAAACTTTATGAGAACCAGCTTTAGAAAATACTATTTCGCTTAGAATACGTTGATGCGCTGGAAGATCCTGTTTTGTATTATCCCACATCGATTTTGCATCGATCTCGGATATTTTGACCATTGTTTTTCTATGTTTTGTACCCCTATATACTTTTCCTACTGTCAAAATGCGAAAGTAAGCATGTCATCTTAGAAATGGTGGGTAGGTTTCAGTTTTGCAGTAAAAATTAGACCTCTCTATTTTCTAGCAATTATCAAGGAACCAAATTTCAAAAACTCCTCCTCTTGAATTGCCAAGCTGTCTATTGATTTAAAAAATACACCCATGATTTAGACCAATAATGAAGGAGTAGAATAGTTTTCAAGAGAGATGGACTTCCGTCTACACACTCCCAACAAGAATTATCTCTATCACAACCCCCAAAGATATCCAGCAAAACTCTCAGCATGCTTTACCACGTACTCAGGCGTCAAACTCCTCAACCACTCAACAATTCCATCATCGTAGAGCATGCTTTCACTCAAAGGCACGCTCACACCATCTGGCTCAAAGTCCTTCATGTGCAGACAGCCTAAAGGAACCCTTGCGAGCTTTCCGCTCGGTGTCTGGGAGGGGTCGATAATTATGTGGTCTTCTTTCTTCTCGTGCCCTCCTGCAACCTTAAAGCTGACCTTCTGCTTTATCTGTCTCACCCAGACGTCCGTCCAGGATTTAAACAAAGCTCCTTTGCTGTGGTACTGGACTTTCTCCTCGTAAAACTCCGGTGGTTGCGGCCTGGAGAGGAAACAGTAAACATGGAAGCTTGAACCTGTCCAGTAGACCGCTATCGACTCAACGAGCTCGTTGAACTCATTATCGGTTCTCCTTTGTTCTTCCATAATTTCGATTAGGAGTCTCGTAACCTCCAGCGACTTCTCCGCAGGCATATTGGTGCGGTCTATGTCGATAAAAATCCTTTCAATTGGCTTGCCCTCTCCCTCTCCATTCGTTGCATAGAAGAACTCTGAATATTTTCTCGGTACAAAGTACCGCCAGAGCAAAACCTGTCTCTCGTTTAATCTGTTCTTAACCTCGCTCAGGTGGTACCTCGCTCTGAGCTTCAGGAATTCTTCATCGATGTAATCGAAGTCTTCAATCCATAGCTCTCCGAGTTTACCTGCTCGATTCAGGAAATAGGGAACTTTGGCCTTTGGAACATAGGTTTTGCTTGCAATCTCTTTTCCTTTTAGGAAATCTCGTAGATATGGGGCAATTCTACCGTAAAGGCTGAGAACGTCGATTTCGCCAAAGGGTTTGAGCAAGTCCATATTCTACTCTTGACTGGCACTTATTTAAATGTAAACTGCAGGCATCTCTCTGCTATCTCGCGAATACTTGCAGGCCAGTGCAAGGCCAAACAGGGTAAAATACATATATTGGCTTGTGTTTGTTTGAGAAGGGTTTAAGGAAAGTTCTGGATAAAATACATATACGTTTCCAGATAGACAGTATTTGGTTTGTGCTGCTCTCCCTCTGTGGCTAACCAGATCTGAGTAAGGTGGTTAAGATGAGGAAGCTTGTGAGTTATTTCAAAAGCGCAGAATTTCCCCGTATCGTAGAAGTTTCTGAAAATGCCCGAAAAAAAGTCAGGAACACTCTCGAAGCGATGGATTGCTCCTCGGCTCTACTTATTACGGGCAAGAACGTGTACGATGCTGTAGCGAGAAAGATAGAGGAGAGACTCGAAGGCCTTGTTTTGAGAACGGTTTTTGTTACCACGCTGCGGCTTGAAGACGTAAGAAGGACCGAGGTCGAAATGGGGCTTGAAGAGGTTGACAGCGTCGTCGGCGTTGGAGGTGGACGCGTCCTTGACTTTGGTAAGGTCATCTCCTCTGAGCTTAACGCTCCCTTCATAAGCATACCTTCCACAGCGTCCCACGATGGAATTGCATCTCCTGTAGCGAGTTTTAAGGAGAACGGGAAACCTGTTTCGATATCAACCAATCCTCCCGCTGCCGTTCTTGCGGACATTACGGTCATAAGGAATAGCCCCATTCGTTTGGTTAGGAGCGGTTATGGTGATCTGATTTCAAACGTTACGGCTGTTAAGGACTGGAAACTCGGAAAAGAAATCAAAGACGAGGAATACAGCGAAGTAGCGGCATCCATGGCGCTTATGCCGGCAAACCTGCTGCTCGCCGAAGCTGATAGACTCGACCTCAAGACACCATCGCATCTCGAACTTCTCGTCAAGGGACTCATTCTGAGCGGGATGACAATATCGATAGTTGGCAGCAGCAGACCTGTAAGTGGAGCGGAGCACAAGTTCAGTCACGCCCTGGACTACCTGGGATATGGAAATGGGACGCACGGTGAGCAGGTAGGAATCGGAACAATCATTATGGAGTACTTCCACGAGAAGGCCTACGGCGTGGGAGACTGGGAACTCATAAAGAGCTCGCTCGAAAAAATTCAGGCACCAACGATGGCGAGGGAAATCGGGCTTACGAAGGAGCAGGTTATTGAGGCGTTGCAGTATGCGAAGAGGGTAAGGAAGAAGAGGTACACGATACTCGAAGATTTGGATCCAAGTAAGGAGGATTTTGAGATAGCCCTTGAGAAGACGGGGGTCGTATGAGTTTGTGGAAGAGAATGGGTAAAAAAAACCTGAAATCTACAAAAGCTCACCGACATCAAACAGCTCCGATAGGTCGAGTTCGAAAGCAACCACTGGCGTTGCAAGCTTGAAGTTCTCCAGGACTTCGGGGTGTATTTCTCCAAACACTCCAACCTTCTTGCCGTCCACCACGATGTCTGCTCTCCTTCCTTCTATGAATGCATCATCGCTGCTCTCTGCCACACTCCACTCAAGATCAAGCTCTCTCATGACTGCCTGAACAACGCTCCTGATTTCTGCAAAGTTCGCCCTTGCATGGGTTGAGCATGCTGCGAGCCTCAGTCTGTTTTTCGTTCCAACAACGACATCTCCAACTTCGAATATGCGCTGGGGCATCGCGTGGTGGGTGTTGTACGACAGTAACTCGAGCAGCTTTGGCAGTATGTCCGTCCTCACGATGGTGTGGTCTTCGGTCAGAGGATGCATGAGAGGCGTGTAGTCTTTCCATGCCTCGCCACTTCTGCGCATGTACTCGTACTGCACCCTCTCATTCGTTAAAGTGAAAGTAATGACCTCTAAGTAGCCGAGACCAATCATTACCTCTCTTGCAATCTCCCTCATCTCGTTCCAGTTGTGAGTCGTGCCTATAGCGTTCGTTGGTGGATACTCCGGTTCAATTCTGTCGTATCCGTAGCCTATCGCGATATCTTCTATTATGTCCCACTCGTGCATGATGTCAGCCCTGTACGGTGGTACCAGTACTTCAACACTCTCGTCAATCCTGCCCACTCCAAACCTCATCCTTTCCAGAGCGAGCTTAATGTCATCATCGCTCATCTCGAAGCCAAGAAGGGCATATATCTCGTCCTTGCTTACAACCATTCTTTTCGGGCTAAGATCCGGCGTGAGCTCAGTTCTTCCATCAGGATACGTTATCTCAACGCTTTCTATTATCCCTCCCCTATCGGCAAGCATCGTTGCGAGGATGCTTAAAGCTTTGTCAACGTTCTCGTCGAAGCCCGTCACGTCTATGAACAGATCGGTAGTCCTCTCAGTGACTCTTGTCTTCTCCGCGTTGATTACCGGTGGGAACGAAATGACCTCGTTCTTTGAGTCCAGGATCATTGGATATCTGTCCTTTCCTTCGAGGATGAACCTGTACTCCTTACCCTTTGGGTGCTTTTCGAGGATTTCGGCAACGCTCATCTCCTCGCTGAAGTCGAGGGGGACGAATGAGAACGATGAATCCACGGCAGTATAGCGGAGAGGGAAGTAAACCTTGCTCAAATCGTGGACACCTATCGCCATCTTTCTCCTGTTTCTGCCTATAGTCCAGTGTAAGTCTTCCTGGACTTCCATAAGCGAGCGTATAACTTCATCGGTAATCTTGAGGTTTCTAACAACACATCCCACGATTCTGGGCCTTACTTCAAGAACGGCGGGCTCAACGACTATTTTCCAGTCTGCGGATTTTGCCTGATACTCTTTGTAGCCATGCTCTATGTCGAGGAAGCCCCGCAACGCCCTCGCAACGCCCTCAACACTGTACAGATCTGGCCTATTCGGGAAGAACTCAACATCAACGTGATCCTCCTCAACCCTCTCAATGTCACAGCCAAGCATCGGCAGCCTTTCGAGGATTTCTTCTCTGCTCTTTCCAACGAGCCTTTCAAGCTCGTCCCAGTAAAGCGTGACAACTGGCATTCAATCACCTCTCGCTATCGCTTTATTGCCGGCACGCTTCTCAACCAGCCTATGTCTGGCAGGTAGAGTCTTCTCAGATCCTTCATTCCAAGCCTGAGCATCGCGAGTCTGCCAATGCCCAGCCCCCAGGCGAGAACCCTGCCTTTTATGCCAAGAGGCTGCGTTACCTCCTTCCTGAAAACGCCCGCCCCGCCAAGCTCTATCCAGCCCAGACCCTCGGCGTAGACCTCTGGCTCGACGCTCGGCTCTGTGTAGGGGAAATAACCCGGCCTGAAGCGGACATCTTCAAAGCCCATTTTGAGGAAGAATTCCTTAAGCAGGCCGAGGAGGTCTTTGAAGCCAACATTTTCATCGAGAACGACTCCCTCGAGCTGATCGAATTCTGGAAGATGTGTGGCGTCGATTGTTTCGCGGCGATAAACTCTATCAATGCAGAAGGCCTTAACCGGCGGCTCCGGATTTTCTGCGAGGTAATGAATGGTTATCGCCGTTGTGTGTGTTCTCAGCACGAGCTGTCTCGCTCTATCAATGCTCCATACGCCTCCCCAGCCCGTTGAGCCAGTCTCCCACCCATTCTCATGTGTCAGCCTAACTCTCTCGACCACATCTCCCTCAAGCTCAACGTAGCTGTCGAGGTAGAACGTGTCCTGCATATCCCTTGCAGGATGGTCTTGCGGCTGGAATAAAGCGTCGAAGTTCCAGAAAGCGGGCTGGACGTAGTGACCCTTTATCTCCGTAAATCCCATCTCGAGGAAGATTTTGCGGCACTCTCTTATTATTCTCTCGTATGGGTGGAGCTTTGCGGTGAAGATATCCCTCGAAGGGATTGTAATGTCGTATTTGAGAAACTCCTTGCCCTTCCACGAGCCTGAGGTTAAAATTTCCGGCGTCAGGTCTGTTACGTAATCCTTAAGCTCAGCCTCTGGCTTCTCCAGCACTGTGACGTATATCTCCTTTTCTTCGTCAAAATCGATGAGTTTTCTTCTGAGGAGGCTTTTTACGTCATCCTCACTGACGGCATCAGCGTTGCAGGCAGAAATAGCCCTCAGCGCCCCCTTTTCCCTAAACTCCGGAACGCGTACCAGCCTTACAACGCCATCCTGTATCTCAACAGCTTTCTTTCTCCTCAACCAGCCGAGGGCTATACCAAACTCCTGCTTTCCAAGTTCTTTCTCGAGATCCTTTATGTGCTTCGGTTCATGGAGAAGTTTGACCAGTCTCTCCTCAGGCAGTCCCTCTTTCAGATACCTTTCGCCTTCCCCTGTCAGCCTGTATATTCTCTTCTTTATCGTCTCGACTTTTGCCAGCCCCTTTTCCTGCAGCAGGTGGGCTGCCTTGAGAACGGCATCCTTCTTCATTCCTGAGGCTTCGGCTGCCTCATCCAGCCTGTATCTCCTGCCTTCTTCGAGGGCTTTAAGCAGTTGGATCTCTATAGGCGATAGCACCATTTCAACCACCGCTTCTCTAAGATATAAGTATCAGCGTGACGCTGCGACACCATCTGCCAGCAGTAAAGGCTTGCAAGGCAGAAGGATTAAAAAACTTTGGTATTTCTGTGGCGGATGTACGGCGGGCATACGTTAAATTTATATTGCCTCCTCGTCGCTTTTTCATGCTACAACCTTCTGGTGATATTATGTACGCAAGGATAAGAGTTCGTGATACTGTCAGAGTCCCTCCCACGAGGCTCGGAGAAGACATAGAGGAGGTAATCAGGGATCTGCTCTGGGAGCAGTTTGAGGGCAGACTTGATAGAGAGTACGGTATGCTCATCGGGATAGAGAACATAGAGGACATCGGTGAGGGGCGTATAATCGAAGGGGACGGGGCGGTATACTTCGATGTAGAGTTTACGGCCATCGTGTTCAAGCCTCTCCTTCAGGAGGTTATAGAGGGTGAGGTTGTCGAGGTTGTGGAATTTGGTGCCTTTGTTTCTATTGGCCCGCTTGACGCGCTTCTCCATATGAGTCAGATAACCGACGATTTTATGGTGTATGACGAGAAAAACAAGAAGCTGATCGGGAGAGAGACCAAGAAGAGCTTGGGTGAGGGCGACCTGGTTAGGGCGAGAATAGTTGCCCTCAGCCTGAAAGAGAGAGAGCCGGAAAGGAGCAAGATTGGTTTAACCATGCGCCAGCCCTGGCTCGGCAACCTGAAGTGGATTGAAGAGGAAATCAAGAAGCTCGAGAAAGAGGGAGCAGCATGACCGAGCTTGCCTGCAGGAAGTGCAAGTTCATAAGTCTCAATTCGACAGTCTGCAAAAACTGCGGAAGTACTGAACTCACGAAGGAATGGTACGGTTACTTAATCATCATAGATCCGGAGAAGAGCGAAGTAGCAAAAAAGCTCGGGGTAAAGATTCCCGGTAAATATGCGCTCAAGGTAGGCTGATATGCTGAGGCTGCCCGAAGAGCTGAGGAAAGAGTGCAGGAAGCCACAGGGGAGGCTGTGCAGTCTGGATTCGGTGAATCCGGTAGCTGCCGTTGGGGATGTCGTAAGTTACTCCCTGCTCTCAATGGGCCGCAAGCCAGTAATCATAGTTTTTGACGGCAGAACAGAGAGGAGAAAATTCGAGCAGCTCGAAGAGCTCGAAAGGATGACTGCAGAGTACGAACGCATTGAAGTTGAGAATCCTCCCTCAACGATAACCTATGAGCTCGTCGTAGCTTTGAAGAGGGCTGTGGAAGTGGCAGCAGAAGGTGTAAGGACAAAGGTCTTCGTTAAGGGTGAAGAGGACCTGGCTCTAATGCCGCTGGTGTGTCTGCTCCCCTCAGGCAGCGTCGTTTACGGGCAGCCGGGTGAGGGGGTTGTGGAGGTAAATGTGACCCCCGAGAAAAAACTACTAATACTCCAGCTCATGGAGCAGATGGAGAGGCTTAAAAGAGATGGTAAAAATGGTGAAGACGTCATTAGTTTGTGCAGGGGGTGGAGCAATGGAGATCTTCGTTGAAAAGGACAGGCAGAACCCGCTTCTCAAGAGGAGGGAAATCTACTTCAGGCTGAAGTATGAGGAAGAAGGGGCGACACCTTCGAGGAAAGACGTGAGGCAGAAAATCGCAGGGTTATTCAACGCGAACCTTGATACGGTCATCATAGACTACATCAAGCCGGAATTCGGTAAGTGTGAGGCGTTCTGCTACGCCAAGATCTACGATAGCGTCGAAGACTTGCACGCAATCGAAGAAGACCACATAATAAAGAGAAACTTTGGAAAGTCTGAGGGAGAAGGCGAGGAAGGAGAGGGAGAGGAAGAGTGATTGAAGAGGTGATCCTATGGCGAAGGCACAGGAAGTAGTTTCCAAGTTCTACGAAATAAAGGGAGACAAGGTTGTCAGGAAGAGAAAGTTCTGTCCGAGGTGTGGCGAGGGAGTTTTCCTGGCAGAGCACAAGGACAGGCGAACATGTGGCAAGTGCGGCTACACTGAATTCAAGAAATGAGGGCCCTTGGAATCGAGGGCACGGCGTGGAGTCTCAGCATTGGTGTCGTTGACGAAAGTGACGTTCTTGTCCTTGAAAGCGACCCCTACGTGCCGAAAGAGGGGGGAATCCACCCTCGCGAGGCATCCCAGCACCACGCGGAAAAAATAGGAGCTTTACTTGAAAAAGTTTTTTCCAAGGTAGAGCCGAAGAGCATAGACGTTGTTGCTTTTTCTCAGGGCCCGGGTATGGGCCCCTGCCTGAGGGTGGTAGCCACTGCTGCGAGGACTCTCGCTTTAAAGCTTGGTAAACCACTCGTGGGTGTTAACCACTGCTTAGCACACGTTGAGGTCGGAAGGTGGAAAACAGAAGCCAAGGAACCCGTGACACTCTACGTCAGCGGTGGAAACTCACAGGTTATAGCAAGGAGAGGCAGCTACTATAGGGTCTTTGGTGAAACTCTGGACATAGGTATTGGTAATGCTTTGGACAAGCTTGCCAGACACATGGGATTAAAGCACCCTGGGGGACCAAAGATAGAAAAACTTGCAAAGGGAGGAAAGCACTACTACGAGTTACCCTACGTGGTCAAAGGGATGGATTTTTCTTTCAGCGGGCTCGTTACGGCAGCACAGCGATTGTACGATAACGGCGTTGCGATGGAGGACGTTGCCTTCAGCTTCCAGGAAACTGCCTTCGCGATGCTAACTGAAGTGACTGAGAGAGCCCTTGCATATCTGAATCTTGATGAGGTTCTGCTCGTTGGCGGAGTTGGAGCAAATTCCCGCCTTCAGGAGATGCTAAGAGTGATGTGTGAAGACAGGAACGCGAAATTTTACGTTCCGCCGAAAGAGCTAACAGGTGACAACGGGGCGATGATTGCATATCTCGGCCTCCTTATGTACAAGCACGGTTACGAGACACCTATTGAGGAGTCCGCTGTTAGGCCCGATTTCAGGATTGAGGACGTTGTCGTTAACTGGGATTAGACTTTTTGTGTGGTCTGTATAGACTCAGTAGTCTCTCCATAGCTTGATGACAAAACTTTTTAGATTGCTGAAACAGTATGGGGCAGAACCATGGCAAGCGAACCAATAGTCTATTTGGGTGGAGAAGCCGAAGTGAGAATTTACGAGGACATTGTGGAAAAGATAAGGAGACCAAAGAGATATCGCATTCCGCAGCTCGACGAGATTTTAAGGCGGCGAAGAACCAAAATGGAAGCGAAGATAATTTCGATGGCAAGGCGAAACGGCGTTGCTACACCGATAATCCTCGACGTAGAAGGTGACAGAATTGTAATGGAAAGAATAAAAGGCGAACCTGTTAAGAGCGTAATGACTCCAGAGATAAGCAGAGAGATAGGAAAAGCTGTAGCAAAGCTGCATAAAGCTGGGATAATTCACGGAGACATTACGCCAATGAATATGATTTACAGCAACGGTAAGATTTACTTCGTCGATTTCGGGCTTGCGTTCATCGAGGACAGGATTGAACCCAAGGGCGTCGATGTTCACGTTTACTTTGAGTCCCTCAAAGCCTCTTTCGACAACTGGAGGGAGCTAAAGCAGGCATTTATTGAGGGCTACATGGCGTACGAAAAAGCTAAGGATGTTCTTAAGAGGGCTGAAGAAATTGCCGAAAGGGGGAGGTACGTGGAAAGGGTGAGTCAGGCTTAGTAGCTTCATATCTCTCCGGGAGCAATCTCAATCTCCACGTAGTCCCATCCTGCTTCTATCCTTTTCACCTTCCTTCCGAGTTCGAATCTCACCCTGTCAACAACCCTCTCTGACGGAAGGCCGAGATTCGTGTAAATGCAGCTCATAAGCAGCGCACTGTTGGCGAAAAACAGGCCGGCAAGCCCAATATTAAGGTATATTCTGAGGTTCTCTTCACCAAGCCTTTTGTCGTACCCCCTTTCCCTCAACCAGTCCTCGAATTCATCTATCGTAATTCGAATCTTCATGACTTTACAACAGCCAAAAGGGTTAAAATAGTTGTACACTATTTCTGTTATGAAGCGAATTCTCGTTTGCCCTGTTTGCAAATCAACGGATGTGGAATACGATACTGCTGGCGTCACGGGGAAGTATCGCTGCAAGAACTGCGGTTTCGTTGGTTCAGCAGTCCTTGAGATGACTGAGGGAGAATACAAGGAGATGATCGAAGGAGAGGAAATAGAGAAAAAGGCTGAGCAGGAGATTCGTGGTAAGAAGCGGAAACAAGATCAGGAAGAGAAGGGTGAGAAGCGGGACTTCCACTTCTGAGATACATCTCAAAAATTATATATACTTTCCCGCAGGCCGGAGGCTATGCAAGAAATCATCGAAGCCGTAAGGGCGGGAAAGCCCTTTATCATTTTTGATGATAAAAAATCCGTCCTCGGCGTTCCTGCAGACGTCGTTTCCGGGCGTGTAATCGCTCTTATTATGAAGAACTGCGACGAGTACCGCCTTGCAATGCCGTGGAAACACATAACTGCTCTTGGCTTGAACAGATTCCTCCTATACGGTGGAACCGTAATTCCTCTCGACTGCAGCAAAAATGGTATTTCGGCTGAAGAAAGGGCTGATTTCATAAGGCGACTTGTTAAGGGTAATGTAAAGCCTGAGGAGATAGTGTTCCCGGGCAGAATCTTTGTTGAAGAAGCGAAGGAAGGCGGTGTCCTTGAGAGGCCAGCTTTCGGCGAGGCGTGTATAGATATCGCAAGAATGGCCGGATTCAGCAGTTCTGCTCTCTATTCCACGTTAATAACGCCCTCTGGAGATGTTGCAGATGAAAGCTATGCTGCCGAATTTGCGAAGGAGAACGGGCTACCAGTAATTAGCATAAAAGAGCTCATAATGCACAGGCTCAAAAACGAGAAGCTCGTCAAGAGGGTCGTTGAAGCAACTCTGCCAACGAAGTTCTACGGCACGTTTAAAGCTGTGGGTTACGAGACTCCTATCGGCGAGATAGTCGCCCTCGTAAGAGGAGATGTCTCGGAGGGCGATGTCCTCGTCCGCATACATTCAGAGTGCCTTACTGGAGACGTTTTCCACTCACTTCGCTGCGACTGTGGAGATCAGCTTGAGAAAGCTTTGAAGATGATAGACAAGGAAGACAAAGGCGTGGCAATATACATGAGAGGACATGAGGGGCGAGGAATCGGTCTCATCAACAAGCTGATGGCCTATAAGCTGCAGGAGGAAGGGAAGGATACCGTTGAGGCGAACATAGAACTCGGCTTCCCACCTGACATGAGGAGCTACGGAATCGCAGCCCAGATTCTGATAGACTTGGGTGTTAAAAGCGTAAGGCTCATGACCAACAACCCGCTGAAGATAGAGGAGCTGAAGAAGTACGGCTTCAAGGTTAGAAGGGAAGCGATAGAGGTTGAGCCATCGGAGGAGAACCTGAACTATCTCAAGGCGAAAAAGGAAAAGATGGGGCACATGCTGTGTATTAATGATTGATGGTGCAAAAATACTATTTTACGCCCCCCCCTCAAGTAAAACCATGACTTAGCCGAACTCGGTAATTACTGCTGTGTGTCTACCAACTTTTACTCTCTCCACACACCTACGAGAAGCGAGCTTATTAAGAACTCTCCTATTAGCAGATCATCTTTTAAAACGTACCTCTCTCAAGCAGCGCAATAATTTTTCCCTCGTCAGTTAAATCTATTCTGTTATATCTTCCCGCTTTTATTCTCTCTATGTATTTCTTGGATTCCAGCTTGTCAAGTATACGCCTGTTCAACTTGTTAATGACCTTCTGATATTCTCTACGGTATTCACTACGATCTTTACATTCAATCTTGAATTCCTGGAATTTCTTCTCCAGCGCTTTTAAAATTTCGTCCGTCTTGGCTTGTCCTCCTTTATTGATTAGGAATGACAGAGTAAATCGTTCCTCTTCGGACAACTTTGCTATTTCTATTTTCGGAAGCTCTATTATCTCAGGGTCAATGCAGACACTTCTCCCATATTTGAAAAACTCCTCCTCATTTTCATAGTATCTGTCAGGTTCCACATAGTAAACTGTGCAGTCATGATACCAACCAGCAAGCGAAGCTACTACTGCGATTAACCTACCGAACGCAGAGATATTGATGTAAACCCTTGCTCCCCTCGTTTTTTCCTGAACTATCAGTTCGGAAATTTTACTAAGTGCAGATTCAAAATTGAAAAGGTCTACATCATGAAACTCCACTTCATAGCCCATTTTTCTTAAGTCATTTATCACGGCATATGTAAAATATTGCTGCTTTTTGTAAAGATCTGGATCTCGAAGGCGTGCGTTTTCGGGACCTATCGAGAGTATGTGTACTTTCTCACCACCAATTTTCCTGATAGCTCTGGTTACAATTGATCTTTCGAATCCAAGCGGTATGATGTGGACTACTCTTAATATTTTCATTGTTATCGATGTTATCGTAAACATGGTTAAGTATTTTACGGTACATCAAAAAAACCATGATGCCGCTGGCGAAGTGCATTCTTGAACCAAGCGGGCAGAAAATACCGGAATTTATAGATGTGGGCAAAACTCTGGCTTTGGCTGTTGTGTGCATTTTAATCGGAATTGTACTGGCGGGATGCGTATCTGAGATCTCTACAAAACCTGCTGAAACTCCAGAGTTGCTACCAATCAAAACGCAGACACAGGAACCAAGGGGCAGCTATACAAACCCGGCATCCATAGGAGAAACGGTTGTGGTTAAGACGTTTTCCGGAACATTCGAAGTTGCAGTCCTGGATTATATAAAAGGCGAAAAAGCATACCAAATCATCAAGACAGCCAATATGTTCAATCCAGATCCGGATCAGGGATTCGAGTATTTGCTGGTTAAAGTTAGATTCAAGTACGCATCGGGCAAAACATCGCAGTACGTTTCTGCTTACAGCTTTGAAGCTTACTGTAATGGAACTGGTTATTCACCTGCCTTCGTCGTCTTGCCTAAGGATATGCCAGAATTCAAGAACGTCAATATAATGCCGGGAGGAATGACTGAGGGCTGGATTGCGTTTATTGTGCCGCAGGGAAAAGATATTTTGATAGCATATGAACATATGTTTGAACCTGTTTGCTTCATTAAAGTTTAAGTGATTTTTCAGGTTTGGCAGGTGGTAGCATGCCAAGCAAGTACGACAGGTACTGGCTGGAAAAGTTAGATGACATTGCAAAGCTTATCGAAGAAGCGTACATCCGTGGCACAAGCAGCAAGCTTGATGTATCTGACGTCAGGGAGTACGGAAATAGGCAGAACTGGTATGGTGTTGTGGAGGTATCTGACAAGATTAGCAAAGGTGAAATGGCCCATGCCAGATCACTTGGAAGGATTGCACTCGAAAGAGGGCTTGTGAGTTCATATAACTGTGCTTTTCGATTTGTAATTTCATCGAATTTAAAGTTGAGAGTAGTGAGGCTTGGGGGTACTGAAAATAGATCCATTCCAAGGATCGCGGAATGCGTTAAGCGCACATCAATGGCTTCAAAGGTAATAGAAAGCATAGA
Protein-coding regions in this window:
- a CDS encoding DUF4352 domain-containing protein codes for the protein MMPLAKCILEPSGQKIPEFIDVGKTLALAVVCILIGIVLAGCVSEISTKPAETPELLPIKTQTQEPRGSYTNPASIGETVVVKTFSGTFEVAVLDYIKGEKAYQIIKTANMFNPDPDQGFEYLLVKVRFKYASGKTSQYVSAYSFEAYCNGTGYSPAFVVLPKDMPEFKNVNIMPGGMTEGWIAFIVPQGKDILIAYEHMFEPVCFIKV